One Dama dama isolate Ldn47 chromosome 31, ASM3311817v1, whole genome shotgun sequence genomic window carries:
- the CEP97 gene encoding centrosomal protein of 97 kDa isoform X1 produces MAAARAAAALPTGEVQGILKRLQHHSSKASILWRSAFFMVQLSHPYVNIASLGSVVNWSGQGLQKLSPNLPCEADIHTLILDKNQIIKLENLEKCKRLVQLSVANNRLVRMMGVAKLTQLRVLNLPHNSIGYVEGLKELVHLEWLNLAGNNLKAMEQINTCTSLQHLDLSDNNIPQIGDLSKLVSLKTLLLHGNIITSLRMAPAYLPRCLAILSLAENEIRDLNEVSFLASLTELEQLSIMNNPCVMATPSIPGFDYRPYIVSWCLSLRVLDGYVISQKESLKAEWLYSQGKGRAYRPGQHIQLVQYLATVCPLTSTLGLQTAEDAKLEKILSKQRFHQRQLMNQSHNEESSPVESRASLVPEHSSPIPDGQVVPESEPVIQVNSWVGTSSHDDQSHAVKNNFPTSVHTARYSRNDLHLEDIQTDEDKLNCSLLSSESTFMPVASGLSPVSPTVELRLQGINLSLEDDAAADESVKGPENQGLSNKEEEKALGAANENSVQMTKSAVGTEVNEKDGLLPCPQPAVTSAGLKDHTHNLTSFSESVGHSVFHMQPGSEEARSQTASEKLPCRVLTQKSVPLGQDKVALQKLNEAATKLQACWRGFYARNYNPQARDVRYEIRLRRMQEHIVCLTSEIRRLRKERDEERIQKFVQEEAVRFLWNQVRSLQAWQQTVDQHLSSCHIDVPPISSTLVPSKPPLFTQSQEPSSDQNSDWFIAPDEAPQEKSLPEFPDSGFHSSLTEQVHCLQDSLDFEKSSTEGSESSIMGNSIDTVKYGKESVVGDVSEEHGEWSKEGSNNEQDNSLLEQYLTSVQQLDDADERRHLDEGTGDSKLHLPRSPEKLDVLSNSASADVARGVSPALQCEVSQTPESCELNAEIQGQQSECDSAFQVLHVGVIV; encoded by the exons ATGGCGGCGGCGCGTGCCGCCGCGGCTTTGCCTACTGGAGAAG tccaagggattctcaagagacttcaacaccacagttcaaaagcatcaattctttggcgctcagccttctttatggtccaactctcacatccatacgtgaataTTGCAAGTCTAG GGTCAGTGGTCAATTGGTCAGGGCAAGGGCTACAGAAATTAAGCCCAAACTTACCCTGTGAAGCTGATATTCATACTTTGATTCTGGATAAAAATCAGATTATTAAATTGGAAAATCTTGAGAAATGCAAACGATTAGTACAG ttgTCAGTGGCTAATAATAGGCTGGTGCGGATGATGGGTGTGGCCAAACTGACCCAACTCAGGGTGTTGAATTTGCCTCATAATAGCATTGGCTATGTGGAAGGCCTAAAGGAACTAGTTCATTTGGAATGGCTGAATTTGGCAGGAAATAATCTCAAg GCCATGGAACAAATCAACACCTGCACCTCTCTACAACATCTCGATTTATCAGACAATAACATACCCCAGATAGGTGATCTGTCTAAATTGGTATCACTGAAG ACCCTGCTTTTACATGGAAATATCATCACCTCTCTTAGAATGGCACCTGCTTATCTACCCAGATGTCTTGCTATACTTTCTTTGGCGGAAAATGAAATCCGTGACTTAAATGAG GTCTCTTTTCTGGCATCCTTAACTGAACTGGAACAGTTGTCAATCATGAACAATCCATGTGTGATGGCAACACCTTCCATCCCAGGGTTCGACTACCGGCCATACATCGTCAGCTGGTGCCTAAGTCTCCGAGTGCTAGATGGATATGTGATTTCTCAGAAGGAAAG TTTAAAAGCTGAATGGCTGTATAGTCAAGGCAAGGGGCGAGCGTATCGGCCTGGCCAGCACATCCAGCTTGTCCAGTATCTGGCTACAGTCTGTCCTCTCACTTCTACACTGGGCCTTCAAACTGCAGAGGATGCCAAGCTAGAGAAGATTCTGAGCAAGCAGAG ATTTCACCAGAGGCAGTTAATGAACCAGAGCCACAATGAAGAGTCGTCTCCTGTTGAATCAAGGGCATCCCTTGTGCCAGAGCATTCCAGCCCCATTCCAGATGGCCAGGTGGTCCCAGAAAGCG AACCCGTCATCCAagtcaattcttgggttgggacaAGTAGTCATGATGACCAGTCACATGCTGTTAAGAATAACTTTCCAACCTCTGTACACACTGCAAGATACTCTCGAAATGACCTGCACCTGGAAGACATCCAGACCGATGAGGACAAGTTAAATTGCAGTCTCCTCTCTTCAGAGTCTACTTTTATGCCAGTTGCGTCAGGACTTTCTCCAGTATCCCCTACAGTGGAGCTGAGGCTGCAAGGCATTAACTTGagcctagaagatgatgctgctGCAGATGAATCTGTGAAAGGGCCGGAAAACCAGGGCTTATCAAACAAGGAAGAGGAAAAGGCGTTGGGGGCTGCAAATGAGAATTCTGTTCAGATGACAAAAAGTGCAGTTGGTACAGAGGTAAATGAGAAAGATGGACTGTTGCCGTGTCCTCAGCCAGCGGTCACCAGTGCCGGCTTGAAGGATCACACCCACAATCTTACGTCTTTTTCTGAGTCAGTTGGGCACAGTGTCTTCCATATGCAGCCAGGCAGTGAAGAAGCCAGGTCTCAAACAGCTTCAGAGAAACTTCCCTGCAGGGTGTTAACCCAGAAATCTGTTCCTCTGGGACAGGATAAAGTTGCCCTCCAGAAATTGAATGAAGCAGCCACCAAGCTTCAGGCCTGTTGGCGGGGCTTTTATGCCAGGAACTACAACCCACAAGCTAGAGACGTGCGCTATGAAATCCGTCTTCGCAGGATGCAAGAGCACATTGTCTGCCTAACCAGTGAAATAAGGAG attaagaaaagaaagagatgaagaaCGGATTCAAAAATTTGTTCAAGAAGAGGCTGTCAGATTCCTTTGGAACCAG GTAAGGTCTCTACAAGCTTGGCAACAGACTGTGGACCAGCATCTGAGTTCCTGCCATATTGACGTTCCCCCTATATCAAGTACTCTGGTGCCATCAAAGCCTCCTTTATTCACCCAAAGTCAGGAGCCATCTTCTGATCAGAATTCTGATTGGTTCATTGCTCCTGATGAAGCTCCTCAAGAGAAATCCTTACCAGAATTTCCAGACTCTGGTTTTCATTCCTCCTTAACTGAACAAGTTCACTGTTTACAGGATTCTTTGGATTTTGAAAAAAGTTCCACAGAAGGTAGTGAAAGTTCCATAATGGGGAATTCCATTGACACTGTCAAGTACGGCAAAGAGTCAGTCGTAGGGGACGTTAGTGAAGAACATGGTGAGTGGAGTAAGGAAGGCTCCAACAACGAGCAGGATAACAGTCTGCTTGAACAGTATCTAACTTCAGTTCAGCAGCTAGATGATGCTGATGAGAGGAGACATCTTGATGAAGGGACGGGAGATAGTAAGCTTCACCTACCTCGCTCCCCTGAAAAGCTAGACGTCTTATCTAATAGCGCTTCTGCAGATGTCGCTCGTGGcgtatctcctgctttgcaatGTGAAGTCAGCCAGACACCAGAGagctgtgaattgaatgcggaAATACAGGGGCAGCAATCAGAATGTGATTCTGCATTCCAGGTGTTGCATGTTGGTGTTATTGTGTAG
- the CEP97 gene encoding centrosomal protein of 97 kDa isoform X3, with translation MAAARAAAALPTGEGSVVNWSGQGLQKLSPNLPCEADIHTLILDKNQIIKLENLEKCKRLVQLSVANNRLVRMMGVAKLTQLRVLNLPHNSIGYVEGLKELVHLEWLNLAGNNLKAMEQINTCTSLQHLDLSDNNIPQIGDLSKLVSLKTLLLHGNIITSLRMAPAYLPRCLAILSLAENEIRDLNEVSFLASLTELEQLSIMNNPCVMATPSIPGFDYRPYIVSWCLSLRVLDGYVISQKESLKAEWLYSQGKGRAYRPGQHIQLVQYLATVCPLTSTLGLQTAEDAKLEKILSKQRFHQRQLMNQSHNEESSPVESRASLVPEHSSPIPDGQVVPESEPVIQVNSWVGTSSHDDQSHAVKNNFPTSVHTARYSRNDLHLEDIQTDEDKLNCSLLSSESTFMPVASGLSPVSPTVELRLQGINLSLEDDAAADESVKGPENQGLSNKEEEKALGAANENSVQMTKSAVGTEVNEKDGLLPCPQPAVTSAGLKDHTHNLTSFSESVGHSVFHMQPGSEEARSQTASEKLPCRVLTQKSVPLGQDKVALQKLNEAATKLQACWRGFYARNYNPQARDVRYEIRLRRMQEHIVCLTSEIRRLRKERDEERIQKFVQEEAVRFLWNQVRSLQAWQQTVDQHLSSCHIDVPPISSTLVPSKPPLFTQSQEPSSDQNSDWFIAPDEAPQEKSLPEFPDSGFHSSLTEQVHCLQDSLDFEKSSTEGSESSIMGNSIDTVKYGKESVVGDVSEEHGEWSKEGSNNEQDNSLLEQYLTSVQQLDDADERRHLDEGTGDSKLHLPRSPEKLDVLSNSASADVARGVSPALQCEVSQTPESCELNAEIQGQQSECDSAFQVLHVGVIV, from the exons ATGGCGGCGGCGCGTGCCGCCGCGGCTTTGCCTACTGGAGAAG GGTCAGTGGTCAATTGGTCAGGGCAAGGGCTACAGAAATTAAGCCCAAACTTACCCTGTGAAGCTGATATTCATACTTTGATTCTGGATAAAAATCAGATTATTAAATTGGAAAATCTTGAGAAATGCAAACGATTAGTACAG ttgTCAGTGGCTAATAATAGGCTGGTGCGGATGATGGGTGTGGCCAAACTGACCCAACTCAGGGTGTTGAATTTGCCTCATAATAGCATTGGCTATGTGGAAGGCCTAAAGGAACTAGTTCATTTGGAATGGCTGAATTTGGCAGGAAATAATCTCAAg GCCATGGAACAAATCAACACCTGCACCTCTCTACAACATCTCGATTTATCAGACAATAACATACCCCAGATAGGTGATCTGTCTAAATTGGTATCACTGAAG ACCCTGCTTTTACATGGAAATATCATCACCTCTCTTAGAATGGCACCTGCTTATCTACCCAGATGTCTTGCTATACTTTCTTTGGCGGAAAATGAAATCCGTGACTTAAATGAG GTCTCTTTTCTGGCATCCTTAACTGAACTGGAACAGTTGTCAATCATGAACAATCCATGTGTGATGGCAACACCTTCCATCCCAGGGTTCGACTACCGGCCATACATCGTCAGCTGGTGCCTAAGTCTCCGAGTGCTAGATGGATATGTGATTTCTCAGAAGGAAAG TTTAAAAGCTGAATGGCTGTATAGTCAAGGCAAGGGGCGAGCGTATCGGCCTGGCCAGCACATCCAGCTTGTCCAGTATCTGGCTACAGTCTGTCCTCTCACTTCTACACTGGGCCTTCAAACTGCAGAGGATGCCAAGCTAGAGAAGATTCTGAGCAAGCAGAG ATTTCACCAGAGGCAGTTAATGAACCAGAGCCACAATGAAGAGTCGTCTCCTGTTGAATCAAGGGCATCCCTTGTGCCAGAGCATTCCAGCCCCATTCCAGATGGCCAGGTGGTCCCAGAAAGCG AACCCGTCATCCAagtcaattcttgggttgggacaAGTAGTCATGATGACCAGTCACATGCTGTTAAGAATAACTTTCCAACCTCTGTACACACTGCAAGATACTCTCGAAATGACCTGCACCTGGAAGACATCCAGACCGATGAGGACAAGTTAAATTGCAGTCTCCTCTCTTCAGAGTCTACTTTTATGCCAGTTGCGTCAGGACTTTCTCCAGTATCCCCTACAGTGGAGCTGAGGCTGCAAGGCATTAACTTGagcctagaagatgatgctgctGCAGATGAATCTGTGAAAGGGCCGGAAAACCAGGGCTTATCAAACAAGGAAGAGGAAAAGGCGTTGGGGGCTGCAAATGAGAATTCTGTTCAGATGACAAAAAGTGCAGTTGGTACAGAGGTAAATGAGAAAGATGGACTGTTGCCGTGTCCTCAGCCAGCGGTCACCAGTGCCGGCTTGAAGGATCACACCCACAATCTTACGTCTTTTTCTGAGTCAGTTGGGCACAGTGTCTTCCATATGCAGCCAGGCAGTGAAGAAGCCAGGTCTCAAACAGCTTCAGAGAAACTTCCCTGCAGGGTGTTAACCCAGAAATCTGTTCCTCTGGGACAGGATAAAGTTGCCCTCCAGAAATTGAATGAAGCAGCCACCAAGCTTCAGGCCTGTTGGCGGGGCTTTTATGCCAGGAACTACAACCCACAAGCTAGAGACGTGCGCTATGAAATCCGTCTTCGCAGGATGCAAGAGCACATTGTCTGCCTAACCAGTGAAATAAGGAG attaagaaaagaaagagatgaagaaCGGATTCAAAAATTTGTTCAAGAAGAGGCTGTCAGATTCCTTTGGAACCAG GTAAGGTCTCTACAAGCTTGGCAACAGACTGTGGACCAGCATCTGAGTTCCTGCCATATTGACGTTCCCCCTATATCAAGTACTCTGGTGCCATCAAAGCCTCCTTTATTCACCCAAAGTCAGGAGCCATCTTCTGATCAGAATTCTGATTGGTTCATTGCTCCTGATGAAGCTCCTCAAGAGAAATCCTTACCAGAATTTCCAGACTCTGGTTTTCATTCCTCCTTAACTGAACAAGTTCACTGTTTACAGGATTCTTTGGATTTTGAAAAAAGTTCCACAGAAGGTAGTGAAAGTTCCATAATGGGGAATTCCATTGACACTGTCAAGTACGGCAAAGAGTCAGTCGTAGGGGACGTTAGTGAAGAACATGGTGAGTGGAGTAAGGAAGGCTCCAACAACGAGCAGGATAACAGTCTGCTTGAACAGTATCTAACTTCAGTTCAGCAGCTAGATGATGCTGATGAGAGGAGACATCTTGATGAAGGGACGGGAGATAGTAAGCTTCACCTACCTCGCTCCCCTGAAAAGCTAGACGTCTTATCTAATAGCGCTTCTGCAGATGTCGCTCGTGGcgtatctcctgctttgcaatGTGAAGTCAGCCAGACACCAGAGagctgtgaattgaatgcggaAATACAGGGGCAGCAATCAGAATGTGATTCTGCATTCCAGGTGTTGCATGTTGGTGTTATTGTGTAG
- the CEP97 gene encoding centrosomal protein of 97 kDa isoform X2, producing the protein MFTLSSGCPVQGILKRLQHHSSKASILWRSAFFMVQLSHPYVNIASLGSVVNWSGQGLQKLSPNLPCEADIHTLILDKNQIIKLENLEKCKRLVQLSVANNRLVRMMGVAKLTQLRVLNLPHNSIGYVEGLKELVHLEWLNLAGNNLKAMEQINTCTSLQHLDLSDNNIPQIGDLSKLVSLKTLLLHGNIITSLRMAPAYLPRCLAILSLAENEIRDLNEVSFLASLTELEQLSIMNNPCVMATPSIPGFDYRPYIVSWCLSLRVLDGYVISQKESLKAEWLYSQGKGRAYRPGQHIQLVQYLATVCPLTSTLGLQTAEDAKLEKILSKQRFHQRQLMNQSHNEESSPVESRASLVPEHSSPIPDGQVVPESEPVIQVNSWVGTSSHDDQSHAVKNNFPTSVHTARYSRNDLHLEDIQTDEDKLNCSLLSSESTFMPVASGLSPVSPTVELRLQGINLSLEDDAAADESVKGPENQGLSNKEEEKALGAANENSVQMTKSAVGTEVNEKDGLLPCPQPAVTSAGLKDHTHNLTSFSESVGHSVFHMQPGSEEARSQTASEKLPCRVLTQKSVPLGQDKVALQKLNEAATKLQACWRGFYARNYNPQARDVRYEIRLRRMQEHIVCLTSEIRRLRKERDEERIQKFVQEEAVRFLWNQVRSLQAWQQTVDQHLSSCHIDVPPISSTLVPSKPPLFTQSQEPSSDQNSDWFIAPDEAPQEKSLPEFPDSGFHSSLTEQVHCLQDSLDFEKSSTEGSESSIMGNSIDTVKYGKESVVGDVSEEHGEWSKEGSNNEQDNSLLEQYLTSVQQLDDADERRHLDEGTGDSKLHLPRSPEKLDVLSNSASADVARGVSPALQCEVSQTPESCELNAEIQGQQSECDSAFQVLHVGVIV; encoded by the exons ATGTTTACGTTGAGTTCTGGGTGCCCAG tccaagggattctcaagagacttcaacaccacagttcaaaagcatcaattctttggcgctcagccttctttatggtccaactctcacatccatacgtgaataTTGCAAGTCTAG GGTCAGTGGTCAATTGGTCAGGGCAAGGGCTACAGAAATTAAGCCCAAACTTACCCTGTGAAGCTGATATTCATACTTTGATTCTGGATAAAAATCAGATTATTAAATTGGAAAATCTTGAGAAATGCAAACGATTAGTACAG ttgTCAGTGGCTAATAATAGGCTGGTGCGGATGATGGGTGTGGCCAAACTGACCCAACTCAGGGTGTTGAATTTGCCTCATAATAGCATTGGCTATGTGGAAGGCCTAAAGGAACTAGTTCATTTGGAATGGCTGAATTTGGCAGGAAATAATCTCAAg GCCATGGAACAAATCAACACCTGCACCTCTCTACAACATCTCGATTTATCAGACAATAACATACCCCAGATAGGTGATCTGTCTAAATTGGTATCACTGAAG ACCCTGCTTTTACATGGAAATATCATCACCTCTCTTAGAATGGCACCTGCTTATCTACCCAGATGTCTTGCTATACTTTCTTTGGCGGAAAATGAAATCCGTGACTTAAATGAG GTCTCTTTTCTGGCATCCTTAACTGAACTGGAACAGTTGTCAATCATGAACAATCCATGTGTGATGGCAACACCTTCCATCCCAGGGTTCGACTACCGGCCATACATCGTCAGCTGGTGCCTAAGTCTCCGAGTGCTAGATGGATATGTGATTTCTCAGAAGGAAAG TTTAAAAGCTGAATGGCTGTATAGTCAAGGCAAGGGGCGAGCGTATCGGCCTGGCCAGCACATCCAGCTTGTCCAGTATCTGGCTACAGTCTGTCCTCTCACTTCTACACTGGGCCTTCAAACTGCAGAGGATGCCAAGCTAGAGAAGATTCTGAGCAAGCAGAG ATTTCACCAGAGGCAGTTAATGAACCAGAGCCACAATGAAGAGTCGTCTCCTGTTGAATCAAGGGCATCCCTTGTGCCAGAGCATTCCAGCCCCATTCCAGATGGCCAGGTGGTCCCAGAAAGCG AACCCGTCATCCAagtcaattcttgggttgggacaAGTAGTCATGATGACCAGTCACATGCTGTTAAGAATAACTTTCCAACCTCTGTACACACTGCAAGATACTCTCGAAATGACCTGCACCTGGAAGACATCCAGACCGATGAGGACAAGTTAAATTGCAGTCTCCTCTCTTCAGAGTCTACTTTTATGCCAGTTGCGTCAGGACTTTCTCCAGTATCCCCTACAGTGGAGCTGAGGCTGCAAGGCATTAACTTGagcctagaagatgatgctgctGCAGATGAATCTGTGAAAGGGCCGGAAAACCAGGGCTTATCAAACAAGGAAGAGGAAAAGGCGTTGGGGGCTGCAAATGAGAATTCTGTTCAGATGACAAAAAGTGCAGTTGGTACAGAGGTAAATGAGAAAGATGGACTGTTGCCGTGTCCTCAGCCAGCGGTCACCAGTGCCGGCTTGAAGGATCACACCCACAATCTTACGTCTTTTTCTGAGTCAGTTGGGCACAGTGTCTTCCATATGCAGCCAGGCAGTGAAGAAGCCAGGTCTCAAACAGCTTCAGAGAAACTTCCCTGCAGGGTGTTAACCCAGAAATCTGTTCCTCTGGGACAGGATAAAGTTGCCCTCCAGAAATTGAATGAAGCAGCCACCAAGCTTCAGGCCTGTTGGCGGGGCTTTTATGCCAGGAACTACAACCCACAAGCTAGAGACGTGCGCTATGAAATCCGTCTTCGCAGGATGCAAGAGCACATTGTCTGCCTAACCAGTGAAATAAGGAG attaagaaaagaaagagatgaagaaCGGATTCAAAAATTTGTTCAAGAAGAGGCTGTCAGATTCCTTTGGAACCAG GTAAGGTCTCTACAAGCTTGGCAACAGACTGTGGACCAGCATCTGAGTTCCTGCCATATTGACGTTCCCCCTATATCAAGTACTCTGGTGCCATCAAAGCCTCCTTTATTCACCCAAAGTCAGGAGCCATCTTCTGATCAGAATTCTGATTGGTTCATTGCTCCTGATGAAGCTCCTCAAGAGAAATCCTTACCAGAATTTCCAGACTCTGGTTTTCATTCCTCCTTAACTGAACAAGTTCACTGTTTACAGGATTCTTTGGATTTTGAAAAAAGTTCCACAGAAGGTAGTGAAAGTTCCATAATGGGGAATTCCATTGACACTGTCAAGTACGGCAAAGAGTCAGTCGTAGGGGACGTTAGTGAAGAACATGGTGAGTGGAGTAAGGAAGGCTCCAACAACGAGCAGGATAACAGTCTGCTTGAACAGTATCTAACTTCAGTTCAGCAGCTAGATGATGCTGATGAGAGGAGACATCTTGATGAAGGGACGGGAGATAGTAAGCTTCACCTACCTCGCTCCCCTGAAAAGCTAGACGTCTTATCTAATAGCGCTTCTGCAGATGTCGCTCGTGGcgtatctcctgctttgcaatGTGAAGTCAGCCAGACACCAGAGagctgtgaattgaatgcggaAATACAGGGGCAGCAATCAGAATGTGATTCTGCATTCCAGGTGTTGCATGTTGGTGTTATTGTGTAG
- the CEP97 gene encoding centrosomal protein of 97 kDa isoform X4 translates to MFTLSSGCPGSVVNWSGQGLQKLSPNLPCEADIHTLILDKNQIIKLENLEKCKRLVQLSVANNRLVRMMGVAKLTQLRVLNLPHNSIGYVEGLKELVHLEWLNLAGNNLKAMEQINTCTSLQHLDLSDNNIPQIGDLSKLVSLKTLLLHGNIITSLRMAPAYLPRCLAILSLAENEIRDLNEVSFLASLTELEQLSIMNNPCVMATPSIPGFDYRPYIVSWCLSLRVLDGYVISQKESLKAEWLYSQGKGRAYRPGQHIQLVQYLATVCPLTSTLGLQTAEDAKLEKILSKQRFHQRQLMNQSHNEESSPVESRASLVPEHSSPIPDGQVVPESEPVIQVNSWVGTSSHDDQSHAVKNNFPTSVHTARYSRNDLHLEDIQTDEDKLNCSLLSSESTFMPVASGLSPVSPTVELRLQGINLSLEDDAAADESVKGPENQGLSNKEEEKALGAANENSVQMTKSAVGTEVNEKDGLLPCPQPAVTSAGLKDHTHNLTSFSESVGHSVFHMQPGSEEARSQTASEKLPCRVLTQKSVPLGQDKVALQKLNEAATKLQACWRGFYARNYNPQARDVRYEIRLRRMQEHIVCLTSEIRRLRKERDEERIQKFVQEEAVRFLWNQVRSLQAWQQTVDQHLSSCHIDVPPISSTLVPSKPPLFTQSQEPSSDQNSDWFIAPDEAPQEKSLPEFPDSGFHSSLTEQVHCLQDSLDFEKSSTEGSESSIMGNSIDTVKYGKESVVGDVSEEHGEWSKEGSNNEQDNSLLEQYLTSVQQLDDADERRHLDEGTGDSKLHLPRSPEKLDVLSNSASADVARGVSPALQCEVSQTPESCELNAEIQGQQSECDSAFQVLHVGVIV, encoded by the exons ATGTTTACGTTGAGTTCTGGGTGCCCAG GGTCAGTGGTCAATTGGTCAGGGCAAGGGCTACAGAAATTAAGCCCAAACTTACCCTGTGAAGCTGATATTCATACTTTGATTCTGGATAAAAATCAGATTATTAAATTGGAAAATCTTGAGAAATGCAAACGATTAGTACAG ttgTCAGTGGCTAATAATAGGCTGGTGCGGATGATGGGTGTGGCCAAACTGACCCAACTCAGGGTGTTGAATTTGCCTCATAATAGCATTGGCTATGTGGAAGGCCTAAAGGAACTAGTTCATTTGGAATGGCTGAATTTGGCAGGAAATAATCTCAAg GCCATGGAACAAATCAACACCTGCACCTCTCTACAACATCTCGATTTATCAGACAATAACATACCCCAGATAGGTGATCTGTCTAAATTGGTATCACTGAAG ACCCTGCTTTTACATGGAAATATCATCACCTCTCTTAGAATGGCACCTGCTTATCTACCCAGATGTCTTGCTATACTTTCTTTGGCGGAAAATGAAATCCGTGACTTAAATGAG GTCTCTTTTCTGGCATCCTTAACTGAACTGGAACAGTTGTCAATCATGAACAATCCATGTGTGATGGCAACACCTTCCATCCCAGGGTTCGACTACCGGCCATACATCGTCAGCTGGTGCCTAAGTCTCCGAGTGCTAGATGGATATGTGATTTCTCAGAAGGAAAG TTTAAAAGCTGAATGGCTGTATAGTCAAGGCAAGGGGCGAGCGTATCGGCCTGGCCAGCACATCCAGCTTGTCCAGTATCTGGCTACAGTCTGTCCTCTCACTTCTACACTGGGCCTTCAAACTGCAGAGGATGCCAAGCTAGAGAAGATTCTGAGCAAGCAGAG ATTTCACCAGAGGCAGTTAATGAACCAGAGCCACAATGAAGAGTCGTCTCCTGTTGAATCAAGGGCATCCCTTGTGCCAGAGCATTCCAGCCCCATTCCAGATGGCCAGGTGGTCCCAGAAAGCG AACCCGTCATCCAagtcaattcttgggttgggacaAGTAGTCATGATGACCAGTCACATGCTGTTAAGAATAACTTTCCAACCTCTGTACACACTGCAAGATACTCTCGAAATGACCTGCACCTGGAAGACATCCAGACCGATGAGGACAAGTTAAATTGCAGTCTCCTCTCTTCAGAGTCTACTTTTATGCCAGTTGCGTCAGGACTTTCTCCAGTATCCCCTACAGTGGAGCTGAGGCTGCAAGGCATTAACTTGagcctagaagatgatgctgctGCAGATGAATCTGTGAAAGGGCCGGAAAACCAGGGCTTATCAAACAAGGAAGAGGAAAAGGCGTTGGGGGCTGCAAATGAGAATTCTGTTCAGATGACAAAAAGTGCAGTTGGTACAGAGGTAAATGAGAAAGATGGACTGTTGCCGTGTCCTCAGCCAGCGGTCACCAGTGCCGGCTTGAAGGATCACACCCACAATCTTACGTCTTTTTCTGAGTCAGTTGGGCACAGTGTCTTCCATATGCAGCCAGGCAGTGAAGAAGCCAGGTCTCAAACAGCTTCAGAGAAACTTCCCTGCAGGGTGTTAACCCAGAAATCTGTTCCTCTGGGACAGGATAAAGTTGCCCTCCAGAAATTGAATGAAGCAGCCACCAAGCTTCAGGCCTGTTGGCGGGGCTTTTATGCCAGGAACTACAACCCACAAGCTAGAGACGTGCGCTATGAAATCCGTCTTCGCAGGATGCAAGAGCACATTGTCTGCCTAACCAGTGAAATAAGGAG attaagaaaagaaagagatgaagaaCGGATTCAAAAATTTGTTCAAGAAGAGGCTGTCAGATTCCTTTGGAACCAG GTAAGGTCTCTACAAGCTTGGCAACAGACTGTGGACCAGCATCTGAGTTCCTGCCATATTGACGTTCCCCCTATATCAAGTACTCTGGTGCCATCAAAGCCTCCTTTATTCACCCAAAGTCAGGAGCCATCTTCTGATCAGAATTCTGATTGGTTCATTGCTCCTGATGAAGCTCCTCAAGAGAAATCCTTACCAGAATTTCCAGACTCTGGTTTTCATTCCTCCTTAACTGAACAAGTTCACTGTTTACAGGATTCTTTGGATTTTGAAAAAAGTTCCACAGAAGGTAGTGAAAGTTCCATAATGGGGAATTCCATTGACACTGTCAAGTACGGCAAAGAGTCAGTCGTAGGGGACGTTAGTGAAGAACATGGTGAGTGGAGTAAGGAAGGCTCCAACAACGAGCAGGATAACAGTCTGCTTGAACAGTATCTAACTTCAGTTCAGCAGCTAGATGATGCTGATGAGAGGAGACATCTTGATGAAGGGACGGGAGATAGTAAGCTTCACCTACCTCGCTCCCCTGAAAAGCTAGACGTCTTATCTAATAGCGCTTCTGCAGATGTCGCTCGTGGcgtatctcctgctttgcaatGTGAAGTCAGCCAGACACCAGAGagctgtgaattgaatgcggaAATACAGGGGCAGCAATCAGAATGTGATTCTGCATTCCAGGTGTTGCATGTTGGTGTTATTGTGTAG